One Dictyoglomus thermophilum H-6-12 DNA window includes the following coding sequences:
- a CDS encoding ABC transporter permease: protein MKEYLIRRILYMLLTLFFVSIIVFVVIQLPPGDFLTSYIAQLATSGESVNLETIEALKKQYGLDKPIWEQYLLWIWNVLHGDFGRSLLYNRPVSELIGERLAITFVISLFTLIFIWVVGFLIGTYSATHQYSFGDYLFTFLGYIGLSVPAFMVALILLWVAYAYFGQNLTGLFSPEYLEAKWSFAKFVDMLKHIWVPVVIIGLANTAGMIRTLRANLLDEINKPYVLTARAKGLKEWKVIFKYPLRVAMIPFISTVGWSLPFLVSGAEITAIVLNLPTSGPLLLEALRNQDMYLAGAFLLMLSFLTMLGTLISDLLLAWVDPRVRYE, encoded by the coding sequence GTGAAGGAATATCTGATAAGAAGAATTCTCTATATGTTATTGACTCTTTTCTTTGTATCCATAATTGTCTTTGTAGTTATTCAACTTCCTCCTGGTGATTTTTTAACTTCATATATTGCTCAGCTTGCCACGAGTGGTGAATCGGTGAATTTGGAGACTATAGAAGCTCTTAAAAAACAGTATGGCCTTGATAAACCTATATGGGAGCAGTATCTTCTTTGGATTTGGAATGTTTTGCATGGAGATTTTGGAAGATCTTTACTATATAATAGACCAGTTAGTGAGCTTATAGGTGAAAGACTTGCTATTACCTTTGTTATATCTCTTTTTACCCTTATTTTTATCTGGGTAGTAGGTTTTCTGATAGGTACCTATTCTGCCACTCATCAATATTCTTTTGGCGATTATCTTTTTACCTTTTTAGGTTATATTGGACTTTCGGTACCTGCTTTTATGGTTGCTTTGATTCTTCTCTGGGTTGCTTATGCTTACTTTGGCCAAAATCTGACAGGGCTTTTTTCGCCAGAATATTTAGAGGCTAAATGGAGTTTTGCTAAGTTTGTAGATATGTTAAAACATATATGGGTGCCTGTGGTGATTATCGGATTAGCAAATACTGCTGGAATGATAAGAACTTTGAGGGCAAATCTTCTGGATGAGATAAATAAACCCTATGTTTTGACAGCCAGGGCAAAAGGTTTGAAGGAATGGAAAGTAATATTTAAGTATCCTTTAAGGGTTGCTATGATTCCTTTTATAAGTACTGTTGGTTGGTCTCTTCCATTCCTTGTTTCAGGAGCTGAAATTACAGCTATAGTTTTAAATCTCCCTACTTCTGGCCCTTTGCTTCTTGAAGCTTTGAGGAATCAAGATATGTATTTGGCTGGGGCTTTTTTACTTATGTTAAGTTTTCTAACAATGTTAGGCACTTTAATATCCGACTTACTTCTTGCTTGGGTAGATCCTCGTGTAAGGTATGAATAA
- a CDS encoding LacI family DNA-binding transcriptional regulator, which yields MRKRENKSPTMKDVARLAGVSISTVSHVINKTRYVEPETREKVYQAIKTLGYRPNILASSLRKRVTNTIGLIISNITNLFYPEVVRGVEDLLAKYNYNLILCNSDEDVEKEKNYIEVLFSRRVDGLIITPSKSSETRENLDLFREKNIPVVLVDRKIEGLEEDVVLADNIEGTYEAISYLISLGHKRIGIITGPLDTTTGCERLEGYLKALEDKGIKKDDNLIYEGDFKKEGGYKGVEALLNINNPPTAIFTSNNLMALGALKKITELGLKIPQDLSLISFDDMDWFPYFSPPLTAVYQPAYELGETAVKLLFERLKRGRKKRKEVRLPTKLIIRESCAPPK from the coding sequence ATGAGAAAAAGGGAAAATAAATCACCAACAATGAAAGATGTAGCCAGGCTCGCTGGCGTTTCTATAAGTACAGTATCACATGTCATAAACAAGACCAGATATGTGGAACCTGAAACAAGAGAAAAAGTTTATCAAGCAATAAAAACTTTAGGGTATAGACCTAACATTCTTGCTAGCAGTTTAAGAAAGAGAGTAACTAACACTATTGGTTTGATTATTTCTAATATTACAAACCTTTTCTATCCTGAGGTAGTGCGGGGAGTTGAAGACCTTTTAGCAAAATATAATTATAACCTTATTTTATGTAACTCTGACGAAGATGTGGAAAAAGAGAAAAACTACATAGAGGTTTTATTTAGTAGAAGAGTAGATGGACTTATAATTACTCCTAGCAAAAGTAGTGAGACAAGAGAAAATCTTGACCTCTTTAGAGAAAAGAATATTCCTGTAGTCCTTGTGGACAGAAAAATTGAGGGATTAGAAGAAGATGTTGTTCTTGCGGATAACATAGAAGGGACATATGAAGCAATAAGTTATCTCATAAGCTTAGGACATAAAAGAATAGGAATAATAACAGGTCCATTAGATACAACTACAGGTTGTGAAAGACTCGAAGGATATTTAAAAGCCTTAGAAGATAAGGGGATTAAGAAGGATGATAACCTTATATACGAAGGAGACTTCAAAAAAGAAGGTGGTTATAAGGGAGTAGAAGCTCTACTTAACATAAACAATCCACCCACCGCTATATTTACCAGCAATAACCTTATGGCCTTAGGTGCTCTTAAAAAGATAACAGAACTTGGATTAAAAATACCTCAGGATCTTTCTTTAATATCCTTTGATGACATGGACTGGTTCCCGTATTTCTCTCCTCCTCTAACTGCAGTCTATCAGCCAGCCTATGAATTGGGCGAAACTGCAGTAAAATTACTTTTCGAAAGATTAAAGAGAGGAAGAAAAAAAAGAAAAGAGGTAAGATTACCTACAAAGTTAATTATAAGAGAATCTTGTGCACCCCCTAAATAG
- a CDS encoding ribonuclease H-like domain-containing protein: MKVYEAYLDIETTGLSPIYSDITVIGIYLENSEDSIFIQLIGDDITPYNLSYIMEKVHTIYTYNGSRFDLPFINAKLGINLEDYAFHEDLMYRCWKRGLYGGLKKVEERLGIERKLKEVDGRMAVILWYKYIRHNDINALRLLLEYNKEDVMNLKILKEKLYSF, encoded by the coding sequence ATGAAGGTTTATGAGGCCTACTTAGATATAGAAACTACAGGATTAAGTCCTATATACTCAGACATTACTGTAATTGGAATATACCTTGAAAATTCAGAAGATTCTATCTTTATTCAACTTATTGGAGATGACATCACTCCATATAACTTATCTTATATTATGGAGAAGGTTCACACTATATACACCTATAATGGGTCTCGATTTGATCTGCCCTTTATCAATGCTAAACTGGGAATAAATTTAGAAGATTATGCCTTTCATGAGGATCTTATGTATAGATGCTGGAAAAGAGGATTATATGGAGGTCTAAAAAAGGTAGAAGAAAGATTGGGAATTGAGAGAAAATTAAAAGAGGTAGATGGAAGAATGGCAGTAATACTCTGGTATAAATATATCAGGCACAATGACATCAATGCACTAAGATTACTACTAGAGTACAATAAAGAGGATGTCATGAACTTAAAAATATTAAAGGAGAAACTATACAGTTTTTAG
- a CDS encoding radical SAM/SPASM domain-containing protein translates to MIKEFSFQWHITDFCNLRCRHCYQENFDRSRELPFEKLVHIIEDIATFLKKEGFDRLSVNLTGGEPLIYPHLNQILKTLNKVDIVHEINIITNGILSPNKVIEESYEKLKYIKVSLEGAKEETNDLIRGRGNFQRVVGNLKNLRYDFLFMFTIAKYNYRELDDMYRLAQTLGAKGFILERFIPIGEGLKIKDMVLGSDEWYEVVDRVATWADLAPEDLLPYRAFYIDFEENRILGALCNLGESCAIMPNGDVYPCRRFPIVLGNLTNESFSDVYERILKFRAEFTKDNLKGKCHLCNVEDCIGCRALSFSLFSDIFEEDYQCWIKD, encoded by the coding sequence ATGATTAAAGAATTTTCTTTTCAGTGGCATATAACAGATTTTTGTAATTTAAGGTGTCGACATTGTTACCAAGAAAATTTTGATAGGAGCAGGGAGCTTCCTTTTGAGAAGTTAGTTCATATTATTGAAGATATAGCTACTTTTTTGAAAAAAGAAGGTTTTGATAGGCTTTCTGTAAATCTTACAGGTGGAGAACCACTCATTTATCCTCATCTTAATCAAATTTTAAAAACTCTAAATAAGGTAGATATTGTACACGAAATAAACATCATAACTAACGGGATACTATCACCTAACAAGGTAATAGAAGAAAGTTATGAAAAGCTAAAGTATATTAAGGTTTCTCTTGAAGGAGCAAAGGAAGAAACCAATGATTTGATAAGAGGTAGAGGGAATTTTCAAAGAGTTGTTGGTAATTTAAAAAATCTCAGATATGATTTTCTTTTTATGTTTACCATTGCAAAATACAATTATAGAGAATTGGATGATATGTATAGGTTGGCACAGACTTTGGGGGCAAAGGGTTTTATTTTAGAGAGATTTATACCTATTGGGGAAGGCTTAAAGATAAAGGACATGGTTTTAGGGTCTGACGAATGGTATGAGGTAGTTGATAGAGTTGCTACATGGGCAGATCTTGCCCCAGAAGATTTACTGCCTTATAGGGCCTTTTACATTGATTTTGAAGAAAACAGAATCCTTGGAGCTCTTTGTAATTTAGGAGAATCTTGTGCCATAATGCCCAATGGAGATGTCTATCCTTGTAGAAGGTTTCCTATAGTACTGGGAAATTTAACTAATGAAAGTTTTTCTGATGTATATGAGAGGATTTTGAAATTTAGGGCTGAATTTACTAAAGATAATTTAAAGGGAAAGTGTCATTTATGTAATGTAGAGGATTGTATTGGATGTAGAGCTCTTTCTTTTTCCCTTTTTTCGGATATTTTTGAAGAGGATTATCAATGTTGGATTAAAGACTAA
- a CDS encoding DUF6485 family protein — translation MAECRIEKNLKNCNCTYEPCPRKGICCECLAYHRSHGELPACYFPPEVEKTYDRSIRRFVSLYK, via the coding sequence ATGGCTGAGTGTAGAATTGAAAAGAACTTGAAAAATTGTAATTGTACTTATGAACCATGTCCCAGAAAAGGCATTTGTTGTGAATGTCTCGCCTATCATCGCAGCCATGGAGAACTTCCTGCATGTTATTTTCCTCCTGAAGTAGAAAAAACCTATGATAGATCTATTAGAAGATTTGTATCCCTATACAAATAA
- a CDS encoding cation diffusion facilitator family transporter, translating into MNFNEWIVKKILSKKGYSKKYAGYLEGWVSIIGNFILFLFKYFSGLYLGSISLIADAFHSLSDVLTSIVVILGFKLGSKPADKEHPYGHGRIEQIATLIIAFLLLIVAYDLVLSSFNRLLKPQKVEFDLLIFILLIISFLFKEWMARFSIYLGKKFDATTLIADAWHHRSDAIATLLVAIGLVGSKLGFYRLDGILGVFVSLLIAWVGVDLIKSATNFLIGEAPSDELVKKIDDIVINTPGVLNYHDLSVHDYQNEKYITLHIEVDNNLTVKEAHDLALRVQDEIKAKIENSQVTVHVDPRGERED; encoded by the coding sequence ATGAATTTTAATGAGTGGATAGTAAAAAAGATTTTAAGTAAAAAGGGATATAGTAAAAAATATGCCGGATACTTAGAAGGTTGGGTAAGCATAATAGGTAATTTCATTTTGTTTTTGTTTAAATATTTCTCTGGACTTTATTTGGGTAGTATTTCATTAATTGCAGATGCTTTTCATTCTCTATCTGATGTACTAACTTCGATTGTTGTTATTCTTGGCTTTAAGTTAGGGAGCAAACCTGCAGATAAGGAGCATCCATATGGACATGGTAGAATAGAGCAAATAGCTACTCTTATAATTGCATTCTTACTGCTGATCGTTGCTTATGATCTTGTTTTATCCTCCTTTAATAGGTTGCTAAAACCTCAAAAAGTTGAGTTTGACTTATTAATTTTCATTCTTTTAATAATCTCCTTTTTATTCAAAGAATGGATGGCAAGATTTTCTATCTACTTAGGTAAAAAATTTGATGCTACCACATTAATTGCCGATGCATGGCACCATAGAAGTGATGCTATTGCGACCCTTCTTGTAGCAATAGGACTTGTGGGAAGTAAATTAGGATTTTATAGGCTTGATGGTATTTTGGGAGTTTTTGTCTCTCTCCTTATTGCATGGGTAGGTGTAGATCTTATAAAAAGTGCAACTAATTTTTTGATTGGAGAGGCTCCAAGTGATGAACTTGTGAAAAAGATTGACGATATTGTAATAAATACTCCTGGAGTTTTAAATTATCATGACCTATCAGTACATGATTATCAAAATGAAAAATATATTACTCTACACATAGAGGTAGATAATAACCTAACAGTAAAGGAAGCTCATGACTTAGCTTTAAGGGTACAGGATGAGATCAAAGCAAAGATTGAAAATTCACAGGTTACAGTGCATGTGGATCCAAGAGGGGAGAGGGAGGATTGA
- a CDS encoding uroporphyrinogen decarboxylase family protein: MREKDWQILLDCANLKEPKEIPIALIVDSPWIPGYLGIPHMQFYFIPDIWLEAYREIKKRFPEVIFIPDFWVEFGMAQEPSGFGAKIIFKPDATPNIEPILKSADDLPDFVNNLKKPNPKTDGFMPIVLEYYRYIEPKVKEMGEKIKIVAARGPFAIASHLMGVTEFLVSVKLYPEEAKKLLEVVTSLVIDFLTAQIEVLHDVEGILVLDDIVGFFSEEDYLEFAHPYLKKIFSSFDYPIKIYHNDTNNNVYYKYLPDLGINIFNFTHLQNIKDVYNLTQGKICLMGNIPPLDVLVNGSKEDVKRSVERVLRDYGMKRGIILSAGGGVSPGTPGENIRAMIDALKDFNL; encoded by the coding sequence GTGAGAGAAAAGGATTGGCAAATTTTATTGGATTGTGCAAATCTAAAAGAACCTAAGGAGATTCCTATTGCTCTCATTGTAGATAGTCCCTGGATTCCTGGTTACTTAGGTATTCCCCATATGCAGTTTTACTTTATTCCTGATATATGGCTTGAGGCTTACAGAGAGATTAAGAAAAGATTTCCTGAGGTTATTTTTATCCCTGACTTTTGGGTAGAGTTTGGAATGGCACAAGAGCCTTCTGGGTTTGGGGCTAAGATTATTTTTAAACCTGATGCCACTCCTAACATAGAGCCAATATTGAAATCTGCCGATGATCTGCCTGATTTTGTTAATAATTTAAAAAAGCCAAATCCTAAGACAGATGGTTTTATGCCTATTGTTCTTGAATACTATAGATATATTGAGCCTAAAGTGAAAGAAATGGGAGAGAAGATAAAGATTGTTGCTGCCAGAGGGCCTTTTGCAATTGCCTCCCATTTGATGGGTGTTACAGAATTTTTAGTTTCAGTGAAATTATATCCTGAGGAGGCCAAAAAACTTCTTGAGGTAGTTACCAGTTTGGTAATTGATTTTCTTACTGCTCAAATAGAGGTTCTTCATGATGTAGAGGGAATACTCGTACTTGATGATATTGTAGGATTTTTCTCAGAAGAGGATTATCTTGAATTTGCGCATCCGTACCTTAAAAAAATATTCTCAAGCTTTGATTATCCTATAAAAATTTACCATAATGATACGAATAATAACGTTTACTATAAATATTTACCAGATCTTGGTATTAATATATTTAACTTTACTCACTTACAGAACATAAAAGATGTTTATAATTTAACCCAAGGCAAGATTTGTCTAATGGGTAACATTCCTCCTTTAGATGTATTGGTCAATGGAAGCAAAGAGGATGTAAAAAGGAGTGTAGAGAGAGTGTTGAGAGATTATGGAATGAAGAGAGGGATAATTCTTTCTGCTGGAGGTGGAGTATCTCCTGGAACTCCAGGAGAAAATATAAGGGCTATGATTGATGCATTAAAAGATTTTAATCTTTAA
- a CDS encoding alpha-glucuronidase family glycosyl hydrolase — MAEIKPYSMCWLEYTDLNKYRDKYRRIFGNIVVLGDNSLNLPLKELRDFLTYSLGIKPKIFRNTFANTSNFVLIGKLSDVRKVLKGLDEFEFSLGEEGFLIKKVEFGENSILILTAKEYVGLIYGVFKLIEKLKLGEDIDKINFLSNPSLKFRILNHWDNLDGSVERGYAGNSIFFKDNKIIINDRTKDYARLLSSIGINGIVINNVNVKKKEVELLTIPYLKKLKELAKIFSAYGIKIYLSINFASPIYLGGLNTADPLDKRVSLWWKTKVDEIYEYIPDFGGFLVKADSEFNPGPHMYGRTHADGANMLGEALEPYGGFVIWRAFVYNCLQDWRDVKTDRAKAAYDNFKPLDGKFMDNVIVQIKYGPMDFQVREPVNPLFGGLEQTNQILELQITQEYTGQQIHLCYLGVLWKEILEFDTYAKGKGSEVKEILKGSVFKIKNNGMAGVSNVGDNINWTGHDLAQANLYTFGELAWNPDEKIEKIVERWIKLTFGDDEKVVENISYMLLNSHKAYEKYTTPLGLGWMVNPGHHYGPNPEGYEYSKWGTYHRANYEAIGVDRSSRGTGYTLQYHSPWREIYDSIDTCPEELLLFFHRVPYNYRLKSGKTLLQTYYDLHFEGVEEAEEIRRRWIELKGKIDDKTYERVLQRLNMQVEHAKEWRDVINTYFFRRTGIPDEKGRKIYP, encoded by the coding sequence ATGGCTGAAATTAAACCTTATAGCATGTGTTGGTTAGAATATACTGATCTTAACAAGTATCGAGATAAGTATAGAAGGATCTTTGGTAATATTGTTGTTCTGGGGGATAATAGCTTGAATTTGCCTTTGAAGGAATTAAGAGATTTTCTAACCTATTCTTTAGGTATTAAACCTAAAATTTTTAGGAACACATTTGCAAACACTTCTAATTTTGTATTAATTGGAAAATTATCGGATGTTAGGAAAGTTTTAAAAGGTCTTGATGAATTTGAATTTTCTTTAGGAGAGGAAGGGTTTTTAATTAAGAAAGTTGAGTTTGGAGAAAATAGTATTTTGATACTTACTGCTAAGGAGTACGTTGGCCTTATTTACGGAGTATTTAAATTAATTGAGAAGTTAAAGCTGGGTGAAGATATAGATAAAATAAATTTTTTGAGTAATCCTTCTTTGAAATTTAGAATTTTGAATCATTGGGACAACCTTGATGGAAGTGTGGAAAGGGGATATGCGGGAAACTCTATATTTTTTAAGGATAATAAAATAATTATTAATGATAGAACTAAAGACTATGCAAGATTGCTGTCATCAATTGGAATTAATGGGATAGTTATTAACAATGTTAATGTGAAGAAAAAAGAGGTAGAATTGTTGACAATACCTTATTTAAAAAAATTAAAAGAACTTGCTAAGATTTTTTCGGCTTATGGTATTAAGATTTATCTTTCTATTAATTTTGCTTCTCCTATATACCTTGGTGGTTTAAATACTGCTGATCCTCTTGATAAGAGAGTCTCGTTATGGTGGAAGACTAAAGTCGATGAAATATACGAGTATATTCCAGATTTTGGTGGTTTTTTAGTAAAGGCTGACTCGGAATTTAATCCAGGGCCTCACATGTACGGCAGGACTCATGCTGATGGAGCAAATATGTTAGGAGAGGCTTTAGAACCCTATGGTGGGTTTGTTATATGGAGAGCCTTTGTTTATAATTGTCTGCAAGATTGGAGAGATGTGAAAACTGATAGAGCAAAAGCTGCTTATGATAATTTTAAGCCTCTTGATGGTAAATTTATGGATAATGTCATAGTGCAAATAAAATATGGACCTATGGATTTTCAAGTTAGAGAGCCTGTAAATCCCCTTTTTGGAGGACTTGAACAAACTAATCAAATATTAGAATTGCAAATAACTCAAGAATATACAGGGCAACAAATACATTTATGCTATTTAGGTGTCTTGTGGAAAGAGATTCTTGAATTTGATACTTATGCAAAGGGGAAGGGATCAGAAGTAAAAGAAATATTAAAGGGAAGTGTTTTTAAAATAAAAAATAATGGTATGGCAGGAGTGTCAAATGTAGGGGATAATATTAATTGGACAGGACATGACCTTGCTCAAGCTAATTTGTACACTTTTGGAGAGTTGGCTTGGAATCCTGATGAGAAGATAGAAAAAATTGTAGAGAGATGGATAAAGTTAACTTTTGGAGATGATGAAAAAGTGGTTGAGAACATATCATATATGTTATTAAATTCCCATAAGGCTTATGAAAAGTATACTACTCCTTTAGGACTTGGATGGATGGTAAATCCAGGGCATCACTATGGGCCTAATCCTGAGGGATATGAATACTCAAAATGGGGCACTTATCACAGAGCAAATTACGAAGCAATAGGTGTTGACAGATCTTCAAGAGGTACAGGGTATACTCTTCAGTATCACTCTCCCTGGAGGGAAATTTATGATAGCATAGATACTTGTCCTGAAGAGCTTTTATTATTTTTCCATAGAGTACCTTATAATTATAGGTTAAAGTCAGGAAAAACTTTGCTTCAGACTTATTATGATTTGCATTTTGAAGGGGTAGAAGAGGCAGAAGAGATTAGAAGAAGATGGATTGAGCTTAAGGGTAAGATTGATGATAAGACATATGAAAGGGTTTTACAAAGATTGAATATGCAGGTAGAACATGCAAAAGAATGGAGAGATGTTATAAATACATATTTCTTTAGAAGGACAGGAATACCTGACGAAAAAGGTAGAAAAATATATCCTTAA
- a CDS encoding oxygen-binding di-iron domain-containing protein gives MPLKVTKIDEYITVLQTPDYPFTSNSYLITLKNKEEKVNILVDPTPQQYFKDLVLSLNELIGGVENLDIIFLNHQDPDLSSSIAPLMDMSKNSILITSEDTWRLIRFYGLNRERFQPIEYFPNRRVILKTDDTLEFIHTPFCHFRGAWMLYIPERKALFSGDLLGGLSSKEPNGIYATENSWEGIKLFHEIYMPSKEALRLAVDKIGRLTPLPELILPQHGDIIRKNLILDFLAKLNDLEVGLDYLKKHEEQHQTYLFAFNEILQNIKNSYPNRDKLMQKLKELNSSPFFPELIHFENGVATEFRIQPETALELLFEKFKEDAKPEEKENLRIDIIKTLRKYNLEIPEGILTERQRTTESPLRRLFKIFQR, from the coding sequence ATGCCCTTGAAAGTGACGAAAATAGACGAATATATAACAGTTCTTCAAACTCCTGACTATCCTTTTACATCAAACAGTTATCTAATTACTTTAAAAAACAAAGAGGAGAAAGTAAATATACTAGTAGATCCTACTCCTCAGCAGTATTTTAAAGATTTAGTGTTATCTCTAAATGAACTTATAGGTGGGGTAGAAAACTTAGATATTATCTTTTTGAACCATCAAGATCCTGATCTTTCATCATCAATAGCTCCCCTTATGGACATGAGCAAAAATTCTATACTCATCACTTCTGAAGATACATGGCGACTTATAAGATTTTATGGTTTAAACCGAGAAAGATTCCAACCTATAGAGTATTTTCCTAATAGAAGAGTAATTCTAAAAACCGACGATACTTTAGAATTTATTCACACACCTTTCTGCCATTTTAGAGGAGCATGGATGCTATATATACCCGAAAGAAAAGCCCTATTCTCGGGAGATCTACTTGGAGGATTATCAAGTAAAGAGCCAAATGGTATATATGCTACAGAAAACTCTTGGGAAGGTATAAAGTTATTCCACGAGATATATATGCCCTCAAAAGAGGCCCTTAGGCTCGCAGTAGATAAAATAGGTAGATTAACTCCTCTTCCTGAACTTATTCTACCTCAACATGGAGATATAATTAGAAAAAATCTAATACTTGATTTTTTGGCAAAACTTAATGATCTTGAGGTTGGATTGGATTACCTCAAAAAACATGAGGAACAACACCAAACTTATTTGTTTGCATTCAATGAAATCTTACAGAATATTAAAAATAGTTATCCAAACCGAGATAAATTAATGCAAAAGTTAAAAGAATTAAATTCTTCTCCATTCTTCCCAGAGCTTATTCACTTTGAAAATGGAGTTGCAACAGAATTTAGAATTCAGCCAGAAACAGCCCTTGAATTGCTTTTTGAAAAATTCAAAGAAGATGCAAAACCAGAAGAAAAAGAAAACCTCAGAATTGATATAATAAAAACTCTTAGGAAGTATAATTTAGAGATACCTGAAGGAATTCTCACAGAAAGACAAAGAACTACAGAAAGTCCGTTAAGAAGGTTGTTCAAAATCTTTCAGAGGTGA
- a CDS encoding FmdB family zinc ribbon protein translates to MPIYEYRCKDCGEKFERLIMGEEKITCPKCGSENVMKLLSLFATQGLSSGSSCSSCSGGSCSSCR, encoded by the coding sequence ATGCCTATATATGAATATAGATGTAAAGATTGTGGAGAAAAATTTGAAAGATTAATAATGGGAGAGGAAAAAATAACATGCCCTAAATGTGGTAGTGAAAACGTTATGAAATTACTATCACTTTTTGCAACCCAAGGACTTTCTTCAGGATCCTCTTGCTCTTCTTGTTCAGGAGGAAGCTGTAGTTCTTGTAGATAA